acattgttagtccagtcagatagacatatatctgtctgggagcctgcatggagatttccagctctctgtgtccaggacatggatctgtcaatcagcttgaatcagcaccttcagaagaattgggagggtgaatattagatacagcagagtgagaatggagggagagtgtgtgggacagggattcacagcttttggggaatgagaattGCTACATCCATCAACCATCCctgagccttcacaatgaatctctcttctcaggacactcttatctctgacttTGTCTCTACTTGTAGCTGTcttacaaagcagctgcctgtctgCTGATACGAGAGGCCCTgctgggcaagtttaatgctccatgattgTGCCTTTAATGACTGAATAGCTATAGGAATGTGGTCAAGCCTGCTAAATCCCATGATGCTTTATATATCAGTCAGTAATTCATTTGTTAACACAGTCCACAAGGATATATAAATACatttaaaggcaaaatattgcggatgctgcgatctgaaacaaaaacagcaaatgctggaaaatctcagcgggtctgacagcatctgtggagaactcTTGACAAAAGGGTCATCCACACTTGAAACGTTGGTCTattctctttttaaaatatatatcacACAGCTGCCTCAGCCTTGGCCCACTCTAACAAATACAATTGTGCAATGGTGACTGGCAGGTCAGACAACTGGTCAGAATATTAAAAATGGCCAAGAATGATGAAAAGAATGATAAGGGAGAAAAAAtttgagtatgagagaaagcttgTTCGAAGTATAAAGACCGATAACAAATGGAGCACTGGCCATAGAGCaataaagcacagaaacaggtccttggcccaactggtccatgccgaccactgaacctgtccctcagaattctcTCCAGTCATTTATCcagcactgatgtcaggctcagcgGCCTGCAATTACCAGGCTTCTCTTTGCTACTCgtcttaaacaacggaacaacatgagcttcaATCTTCCAGAACTTTGCCAGTGGAAGAGAAgaagcaaatatctctgcaagggcctctgcaatttcttccctagccccCCAAAAGATCCAAGAATACActtgatcaggcccaggggatttatccaccttaaagTGCATTCAGGCTGAAGATATTTCCACCCAAGTAACATGTGTGTGGCCCAATACATAACctcttatttctttagcacccatgatATTCTCCTCAGTAAACATggggagaaatattcattaaaaatctcagccatctcctgtggctccacacacagacagctaTGCTGATTTTTAAGAAGATCTATTCTGTCTGTAGCCACACTTTTattcttaatatagctatagagcctcttgggattttctttaaccTTACCTGCCAGATCTATATCATACCCTCTTTCTGCCCTCCTGATTGCTCTCTGAAGTGTTCTCTTACACTTTTTAATCACAtcaagtgattcacttgtccctgattgcctaaacccaatgtatgcttccttcttttacctgaccagagcctcaatgtcccttgtcagcCAGGGATCCCTGGCTACATGACCTGAGCAAAGATAACAAGCCTGTACTGTGTTGTCAGCCAGCAGGCTGCTGTGGAAGCTTTCTTCATAACAGAGCAAGAGCGAGCCCTTTCTATatatttaattcaagattttataAGAGATTAGAGGGCAATTTATTTCGTCCATTACTTCAATTGGACTCGTCTCCATTCCCGGTATTTCTGGACCAGACGGGACCATTTCCCTTTTTTCTGGTGGATAATGGAAGTGTCACtgtgattctgatttgatttattattatgtgtattagtatacagtgaaaagcattgtttcttgcgcgctatacaaagcataccgttcatagagaaggaaaggagagggtgcagaacgtagtgttacagtcttagtaaggtgtagagaaagatcaacttaatgcaatgcaagaccattcaatagtctgttggcagcagggaagaaactgttcttgagtcagttggtacttgacctcagacttgtgtatctttttcccgacagaagagagtatgtctggggtgtgtgaggtccttaattatgctagctgctttgccgaggcagagggaagtgtagacagagtcaatggatgggaggctaggttgtgtgatggattgggctacattcacgaccttttgtggttccttgtggtcttgggcagaatgaatcccttcccacacacagaatagGTGACAGGCctcgccccagtgtgaactcgatggtgtctcagcaggtgggatgaccaagtgaatcccctCCTACACACAGTGCAGGTAAATGGTTTCTCcctagtgtgaacttgctgatgtacaATGAGGTTGGATGAATACCTAAACATTTTCCCACAGGATGTGCAGCAGAATAGCTTAACCTCAGCGTGAGCTTGCAAGTGTGACTGGAGGCAGAATGagtcagcaaatcccttcccacacatggagcaggtgaatggtctctctcctgtgtgactgcgtcgatgcttttccagctgggatgggtaattgaatcccttcccacagtcctcacatttctgtggtttctccatggtatcagggtccttgtgtctctccaggttggatgatcagttgaaatctcgtccacacacagaataagtgtacagtttctcctcactgaatgatgtgatgtttttttcagactgtgtaactggttaaagctctttccacagtcagttcactggaacactctcacttgtgtgtttgtgtgtgtgtgtgtgtgagagagagagactcggtgcttttccagtcacacgaaTTCTTCAAATCTCTACCCAAGTCAAATcagaacaaacatttctccttccacatttaaaatctgatgatattcagatcctgatgaatTGAGCCACTCTGTTtgatcttgatgtgatgtttggtttgaactTTTGGCTGTAAATCCTCACTTCCAATATTCTGCAAAAGTTTACAAATTTAATCGCTGTcagaacaggatagaaattctgaacagacaattccagtttctctggaacattttttcctctcttttaAATGtcggtcccacacactctccctcctccttggGCTGAGGTCCCAGTTCAGATGctggtcccacattctctctctctctcctccctgagctaagatcccagtttagatgctggtcccacacactcaccctcctccctgggctgagatCCCAGTTCAGTGTTTGGAtgagtctctctgtgtccccggGCGGTGCATTGAGAATCCGATCGCCTTCATCCCGataccgcaccgacactgcgcaTGTTTCATTCTCAGCCcgaccccgcccctcattcagtcCGATTGGTTGGAGCATCAGCCGCTCACCCTCTGACCTCCAGCATCTCCTCTTCCGATTGGTCCGGAATCGGTGTCAATCATTgtgttggcacatgcgcagtcggTAGAGACGGAAGGCAAGAGCTCGAGCGAGAGGTTTTAAAATGCGAGTTTTGCAAAGGGCGAGTGCGGATCCAGAGCCAAAAATAAATCCGTAAACATAAATAGAGCCAGCAGGTAAGTTGGAGAGGCTTCATAAGCCCTCGGCTTCACTAAACCCTCAATAAGCTTTCGGTCCCGCGTTTGCTCGGCGCGGCGATCTTTCTCCAGGAGAGACCCCAGATACCGGCCACCATCTTTATAGAGGCAATCTGCACCAAAGCGCATGCGCTGCTGCCATCTTTATGCGGGGCAATGTGCACTCAAGTGCATGCGCAAtctccatgcaatcgcagaatgtACAACATCTGCCTCTTTACCTGCTCATTGCCCAAGGAGAAATACTCCTTTCAGGTGATGCAGCATTTCACTTATACTTCCTCCAACTTGGTGAATTATATTCACTGCTCCctttgtggtctcctctacattggggatatTAAACAtacactgggtgactgctttgtggaaacATCTTTCACTCCAGCCCCAAGCTTGACCCCAACCTTCCGGTCACTTACCATTTCAACTCAgcgtcttgctctcatgcccacccttggtctgctgcaatgcttcagtgatacacaatgcaaactgaatgaaaaacacctcatcttccaattgggcaagttacagtcttctggactcaacattgcatTCAACATCTTTAGAATGTGAACTTTCCCTTCCATCTTCACTCTCCTTTTTTGTTTTCTGCTATTCAGTTCCTCTTGGCTTGTCCCAACACAACTGCCCTGCATGGCCACtgtcccttgttgttcagttttgctcccactgagTACTGACCTCTGATCTTCCATTAACACATTCCGTATCTAACCTTTGCCACAGTCAACATTCTTCAATCCCTAATGATTCCATTAACACCCTCTTTTTTCTCAAGCCCCTGACATCATTATCAATCTCTCCTTAACTCTGACCGATCACTAGctttccattctgccccaccCCTCTTCAAGTTTATCATTTATATCTTTTTtatgttctgtagaagggtcacatggactcaaacattaactttgtttctctccacaattGCTCCCattcttgctgagtttatccagcattttctgtttttatgcatGATCTTTATAGGTGGCAATAAGCCATTCATAAAATGTGCGTTCACTGGGACTTTCAGATCAGCAATAATAGAATTGTAAACCCATGGTCGCTCAGTAGTATGGAATTTAAGTATTGCTGATTGAAAGAGATGTGtttttgaagcttttcatcttgcactcatccagacagatGCAGAAATACAATTTTTCAAAGCAAACAACAATTGCTGCTGCATGAGGAACATGTATTGACTAGTTCGACAGTCAGTTCTGATTGGTtaggatgttgccatggagaatgcaccagggaactatcACTCCTGCCTTTGTTTAGTTTCAGAAAAGGCCCATTGCTTGGACATGTTCCTTCTACATGCAGAGGACAGCTCCCTGTGTTTGACTATATATAGCTTCTCGCAAGTGTAAGTAAAACACTTCACAAGTCCAACTGATAATCTTTACAATTTGGTATGTTTGTGTCTGTCCAGATGAGTATAAGATACAAAAGGTTTTTAGCAATACTCCAGTGCCTTAAAGGACAAAAATACAGCAGCTAGAGGGAGAGGtgaagggggagggtttcagagtttGGGGATGAGAGACTGAAGGCATGGTctcaaatggtggagcaattaaatagtgaatgtacaagaggccagaattagagcagcacagatatctcagcgggttgcggggctggaggataatatagagatagggagggatgaagccctggagagatttgaacacaaagaGGAAAATTTTAAACTAAAGACATGAGTGGGACAGGAATTTGCAACTTTGGGGATCAAGAGATCAAAGTGTTCCATAGGAACTAGAATTTCCTGTTCTTCCGGTGACGACTTTGTAAACTCTTTTTGCAGAGAATTAAAACGGGAGGATTTGCAGACGAGAAACTCAAACCAAGTATCATGTAAAGAGCCgacagagtcactcgattaaTCAGAATTTGAATATCATCAGTCttcgaatgtggaaggagaaatgtttgtctgttctgcctgtgggaAAAGGTTTGAAATATCAGTGTGaatggaaaagcaccgagacacacacacacccgagtgagagtgttccagtgaactgactgtggaaagagctttaaccagttacacagcctgaaaaaacatcacacagttcacagtgaggagaaattgtccacgtgttctgtgtgttcatgaggcttcaactgatcatccaacctggagggaCACAAGGACAccaacaccatggagaaaccgtggaaatgtggggagtgtgggaaaggattcaattctccatccctgctggaaattcatcagcgcagtcacactggggagaggccgttcatctgctcagagtgtgggaaaggattcactcagtcatcccaattGCTAACACACCAGCggtttcacactggagagagaccattcatctgcttggagtgtggaaagagattcactcagttatctgacctgtcgagacaccagcgagttcacactggggagacacagttcacctgccctgagtgtggaaaaggattcattcagtcatccaatctgctgaaacaccagcaagttcacactggggagagaccattcacctgccctgtatgtgggaaaggattcactgggCCCTCTGATTTGCTAagtcaccagcgaattcacactgaggaaaagctgttcagctgcacttcctgtggaaagagattcaggtCTTCAGCCCAGCTCagtgtacaccagcgagttcacactggggagaagccattcatctgctctgagtgtgggaataaATTTTCTCAGTTatctcacctgcagacacaccagcgaacacacactggagagagaccattcacctgctctgagtgtgggaacaaATTCACTTGTTCATCGCACCTGAGGAGACACCAGCATGTTCACacaagggagaggccattcacctgctccgagtgtgggaagggattcactcagtctggcagcctgctgcggcaccaacgagttcacaattaactgcagggattggattctgctgttagtgCAGTTCAATACTGACAGTTCataagtccataagacataggagcagaattaggccattcggcccatcgagtctgctccgccattcaatcatggctgatttttttctcatgcccattctcctgccttttccccataacccctgatctctgatctatctctgtcttaaagacactcaatgacccggc
This portion of the Mustelus asterias unplaced genomic scaffold, sMusAst1.hap1.1 HAP1_SCAFFOLD_100, whole genome shotgun sequence genome encodes:
- the LOC144484307 gene encoding uncharacterized protein LOC144484307, whose amino-acid sequence is MEKPWKCGECGKGFNSPSLLEIHQRSHTGERPFICSECGKGFTQSSQLLTHQRFHTGERPFICLECGKRFTQLSDLSRHQRVHTGETQFTCPECGKGFIQSSNLLKHQQVHTGERPFTCPVCGKGFTGPSDLLSHQRIHTEEKLFSCTSCGKRFRSSAQLSVHQRVHTGEKPFICSECGNKFSQLSHLQTHQRTHTGERPFTCSECGNKFTCSSHLRRHQHVHTRERPFTCSECGKGFTQRSSDLTVHQRVHSGERPFTCSECGKGFIQSSDLLKHQRVHTGERPFICSECGKGFTTSSILLTHQRVHTDKKPFKCPNCEKCYKTSEKLMSHQRVHTDERPFRCSHCGTGFRQSTQLTAHQRVHTDERPFKCPDCEKCYKRSGELTRHQRVHTDSGALTVDWCDLVRSSQLSVHQRIHTGERPFTCSECGNECTTSSHLLRLQ